The following coding sequences are from one Papilio machaon chromosome 8, ilPapMach1.1, whole genome shotgun sequence window:
- the LOC106708887 gene encoding uncharacterized protein LOC106708887 — MAGKYTARITGVLRWLGSAVLNISRPDRAQALMARYQVLDDQMADLYAAYRGILELGLEADAMAKINADIDQADDLADQIIQAVGCLKGSSAADARVTAESEASPALMSRLPLLDLPQFNGDLEQWVAFNNLFESIVHSRRDLTPAQKLAYLLASLTGEAKGLVQHLGLVDGADVLGLLQIRGSKLLQAGGLSAVSTDLGEVIIGPAFPVSASIPNVDIQVGLSLADAVQRFWEVEEPPTAPRDNPEYLECEAFFQNNIGRLRSGRFVVRLPFLPSRVPLGQSRLLAEKRLMSMERRMKRDAVFRQKYLEFMQEYRDLGHMSVSNFDWRSQEHYFIPHHAVFKGEKIRVVFDGSAPTSTGVSLNQCLHVGPKLHRDISDILTAFRRHQIVFVADIKMMFRQTIIHPEDRRFQLILWREDPSSPITVYELNTNTYGLKSSPFIAIRTLLELAERERLDFPRAAAVLSSDIYVDDICTGAANEREALILRDELIGILKAGGYELRKWVSNSPALLDGLPKEHQQDPHLFQNVDNPDAIAVLGVQYQPVQDVFTFRVQDLDISRVWTKRSVLSTVARIFDPNGWLTPVVFWAKCFLQKLWLENLTWDAPLIGELLLAWSRFVSSLPDIQLVKIERAFLPAGKCQVSLHGFCDASELGYAAAVYIRAVNTNGSVTVRLVIAKSKVAPIRSRLTIPKLELSGAALLSRLLNHVASTLGQTVALEKIYAWSDSQIVLCWLRASVHALEVFVANRVSQIRDSTADINWRHVPGDLNPADCASRGCESSVILSHPLWWGPDWLCEPEGSWPHSIVDPVEPLPGLRVLAVQSEPKQNLDELLGRFSSLDKLLGVTGWVKRFIYNTRNKSDRQSSPVLTPEERREALLFWVRLEQGQSFQTAIISLRKGDKLRGAIARLNPFIDDKGLIRVGGRLRNADLPYAARHPLLLPKDSILVRLLITDRHVKNSHAGLSTLLAVLQREFWILSARRVIRSVIFRCIPCYRLKAAIVQPQMGDLPPDRVRASKPFSGVGTDFAGPFQVKSSTLRNAKVTKAYLCVFVCLSTKAVHLEVVSALSTEAFIACLSRFVSRRGLPSLIRSDCGTNFKGGDRYLSEVFTFLKDNQVSIASNMSQRGIEWRFDPPAFPSWGGIFEAVVKVAKTHLRRVIGETVLTFEELATVFCKIEAVLNSRPLCPVSSDPNDLEVLTPGHFLIGGPLTALPEYPYTETPLNRLTRFELLQQLSQSFWRRFSLEYLHLLQQRVKWCDKTDPPKVGDLVLVKELNMPTLSWRRGRILRLIVGADGIPRVAEVLVGNSVLKRAVATLSRLPVS; from the exons atggCTGGCAAATATACCGCTAGGATAACAGGTGTGCTGAGATGGCTCGGTTCAGcggttttgaatatttctaggCCGGACCGTGCGCAAGCCCTTATGGCTAGATATCAGGTTCTAGACGATCAAATGGCGGATCTATATGCGGCGTACCGTGGCATTCTAGAGTTAGGTTTAGAAGCGGATGCCATGGCGAAGATTAATGCTGACATCGATCAGGCCGACGACCTGGCTGATCAAATTATTCAGGCTGTAGGTTGCCTTAAGGGGTCAAGCGCTGCTGACGCGCGCGTTACTGCGGAGTCGGAGGCGTCACCAGCGCTCATGAGTAGATTGCCGCTGCTCGATTTGCCACAATTTAATGGTGACTTGGAACAGTGGGttgcttttaacaatttatttgaaagcatTGTTCACAGTCGTAGGGATTTGACCCCTGCTCAGAAGCTTGCCTATTTGTTGGCGTCGTTAACGGGAGAGGCCAAGGGCCTTGTCCAACATTTAGGTCTTGTTGACG GTGCAGATGTGTTAGGGTTACTGCAAATAAGGGGTAGCAAACTTCTGCAGGCAGGAGGGTTGTCAGCTGTTTCGACCGACCTCGGTGAAGTCATTATAGGTCCAGCATTTCCCGTGAGTGCCTCCATCCCAAATGTAGACATCCAGGTGGGTCTCTCTCTTGCTGATGCAGTCCAGCGGTTTTGGGAGGTCGAAGAACCACCCACAGCACCTCGTGACAACCCGGAGTATCTGGAATGTGAGGCGTTCTTCCAGAACAATATCGGGCGGCTCCGGTCTGGTCGGTTTGTTGTGCGTTTGCCTTTCCTTCCGTCTCGCGTACCGCTTGGGCAGTCTAGGTTGTTGGCAGAGAAGAGATTAATGTCTATGGAGCGCCGTATGAAGAGGGACGCGGTGtttagacaaaaatatttagaatttatgCAGGAGTATCGCGACTTAGGCCACATGTCAGTTTCCAATTTTGATTGGCGTTCGCAGGAACACTATTTTATTCCTCATCATGCCGTGTTCAAGGGAGAGAAGATACGAGTTGTCTTTGATGGATCTGCTCCTACCTCTACTGGGGTCTCCCTTAATCAATGTTTGCATGTTGGTCCTAAATTGCATCGTGACATTTCAGATATTCTGACGGCTTTCCGCCGACATCAGATCGTTTTCGTTGCggacattaaaatgatgtttcGACAGACCATCATACATCCGGAAGATCGTAGATTTCAGCTCATATTGTGGCGCGAGGATCCCTCTAGCCCAATTACGGTGTATGAGTTGAATACGAACACCTATGGTCTTAAATCGAGTCCGTTCATCGCAATCAGGACGCTTCTGGAACTGGCAGAGCGTGAACGGTTGGATTTCCCTAGAGCTGCAGCTGTATTGTCCAGTGATATTTATGTCGATGACATATGCACCGGCGCTGCTAATGAGAGAGAGGCTCTTATATTAAGGGATGAGTTGATTGGCATCTTAAAGGCTGGTGGTTATGAGTTGAGGAAATGGGTATCCAACTCTCCGGCTCTCCTTGACGGCTTACCTAAGGAGCATCAGCAAGATCCTCATCTTTTTCAGAACGTTGACAATCCTGACGCCATTGCGGTACTCGGAGTGCAGTATCAGCCTGTTCAGGATGTCTTCACGTTTCGTGTACAGGATTTAGACATATCCCGAGTTTGGACTAAGCGATCGGTACTCTCCACAGTTGCCCGAATATTCGACCCCAATGGATGGTTGACGCCGGTTGTGTTTTGGGCAAAGTGTTTCCTTCAAAAACTCTGGTTGGAAAATCTTACATGGGATGCCCCTCTCATTGGAGAGTTATTGTTGGCGTGGTCTCGTTTTGTTTCGTCGCTTCCGGATATTCAATTGGTGAAGATAGAAAGAGCCTTTTTACCTGCTGGTAAATGTCAGGTGAGCCTTCATGGCTTTTGTGATGCCTCAGAGTTGGGCTATGCGGCTGCAGTCTACATACGTGCGGTCAACACGAACGGTAGTGTCACAGTAAGATTAGTTATAGCGAAAAGTAAGGTTGCGCCAATTCGGTCTCGTTTGACTATACCTAAATTGGAGCTCTCAGGAGCTGCACTTCTTTCGAGACTTCTCAATCATGTTGCTTCCACTTTAGGTCAGACAGTGGCCCTCGAGAAGATCTATGCATGGTCCGACAGTCAAATTGTTCTTTGTTGGCTTCGGGCGTCTGTTCATGCGTTGGAGGTTTTTGTTGCCAATAGAGTTTCCCAGATTCGCGATTCGACGGCTGATATTAATTGGAGACATGTCCCCGGGGACCTAAATCCAGCCGATTGCGCCTCACGGGGCTGCGAATCTTCAGTTATTTTGAGTCATCCGTTGTGGTGGGGACCAGACTGGTTGTGTGAACCTGAAGGTAGCTGGCCCCATAGTATTGTCGACCCGGTTGAACCGTTGCCAGGACTTCGAGTGTTAGCGGTGCAGTCGGAGCCGAAACAAAATTTAGATGAATTGCTCGGACGGTTTAGCTCCCTTGATAAATTGTTAGGAGTGACGGGATGGgttaaacgttttatttataacactcGGAATAAGTCCGATAGGCAGTCTTCTCCCGTGCTTACCCCGGAGGAAAGAAGGGAAGCATTGTTGTTCTGGGTGCGTTTAGAGCAGGGTCAAAGTTTCCAAACAGCAATAATTAGTTTACGAAAGGGGGATAAATTAAGGGGTGCCATTGCACGGCTCAACCCTTTCATTGATGACAAGGGTTTGATACGAGTCGGGGGTAGATTACGAAATGCGGACTTACCTTATGCGGCTCGACATCCTCTCCTGTTGCCTAAGGACAGCATTCTGGTACGACTTTTGATAACTGATCGGCACGTGAAGAACTCTCACGCAGGTTTATCAACACTCCTAGCCGTCCTCCAAAGGGAGTTTTGGATTTTGTCTGCACGGCGAGTTATACGAAGCGTTATTTTCCGCTGCATTCCGTGTTATAGGTTGAAGGCCGCAATAGTACAACCACAAATGGGTGACCTCCCTCCAGATCGGGTTAGAGCTTCGAAGCCGTTTTCTGGAGTTGGTACGGATTTTGCAGGTCCATTTCAAGTTAAGTCGTCAACGTTACGAAATGCTAAGGTGACGAAGGCTTACCTGTGCGTTTTCGTTTGCCTTTCCACCAAGGCCGTACATTTAGAGGTAGTGTCGGCGTTGAGCACAGAGGCATTTATCGCTTGTTTGTCCCGGTTTGTTAGTCGTCGAGGATTACCGAGTTTAATTAGGTCCGACTGTGGGACTAACTTCAAGGGTGGAGATCGGTACCTTTCGGAAGTCTTTACGTTTTTGAAAGACAATCAGGTTTCAATAGCTTCCAACATGTCTCAACGCGGTATAGAATGGCGATTCGATCCCCCTGCATTTCCATCCTGGGGTGGAATTTTTGAAGCGGTTGTGAAGGTGGCAAAGACTCATCTTCGACGAGTCATCGGTGAAACAGTGCTCACCTTCGAAGAGTTGGCTACGGTATTTTGTAAGATTGAGGCGGTTCTGAATTCCCGTCCACTGTGTCCTGTATCATCGGACCCTAATGATTTGGAGGTTTTGACCCCTGGTCATTTTTTGATCGGTGGACCCCTCACCGCACTACCGGAGTATCCTTATACGGAGACCCCATTAAATAGGTTAACTCGTTTCGAGTTGCTGCAACAACTTTCCCAAAGCTTCTGGCGGAGATTCAGCTTAGAGTACCTCCATTTGTTGCAGCAACGGGTTAAATGGTGTGACAAGACTGACCCACCTAAGGTTGGGGATCTCGTCTTAGTGAAAGAGTTGAACATGCCAACGCTGTCTTGGAGACGGGGTCGAATCCTGAGGCTAATTGTAGGCGCGGACGGTATTCCTCGAGTTGCAGAGGTGTTAGTAGGCAACTCGGTGTTAAAGCGAGCGGTCGCAACTCTCTCCCGACTCCCAGTATCTTAA